TTAACAAAAAAAAAGGTTGGAGAAAATATTGTTTTAGCTGTGTTTGTTGGTAAAGAATATTTTAAAGATAATGATTTTGTTGGAGCTCGTTTTTTTGCAGGTGATAATGCTATGTTAGAAGTAGTTGAAACTAATGAGGATTATGCAAAATTTTTAAGTTGCGAAAAAATAATGCTGAAAAATAATTTTTTTCAAGAAATAGATTATTTTTTAGAAGTCATTATGGAAGATGGTAATAATTTAATATTAGCGAATAAACAAATTGGGATAGTAAATTACCTAACTTCAGCTACTATTTGTAGTGTTTTTATTGAAGGAGAAACTTCTTCTAGCGCTAACATCGGGGTTGAAAAAAGGCATGACGCTTTAGTGAGTGCTGCGTTAGTTATTAATGAAATAAATGATATTGCGTTAGCTCGTTGTGAAGATGGGGTTTTGGCTACTGTTACCAATATAAATGTTTTACCTGGTGCTTATAATAAAGTTCCGGCAAGAGTGGAACTGTCATTAGAAGTTAGAGGGAAAAATAATGAAGATATTGTTACTTGTTTACAAGAAATAAAAGACGCCATCAGTACCATTACTGAAGTTCAAGATGTTACTATTAGTTTAAAAGTAAAGACGGCAGAAACTATAGTAGCAATGTCAGCTGAATTAAATGATAAAATTATACATTCTTGTCAAGAATGCAAGTTATCTATTGAAAATTTAGGGTATGCTTTTGATCAATTAGGTTTAATAATTGGTAAAGCTAAAGCTGGAGCTGTTATTGTCTTGCCCAATAAAGGTGGCATAACACATAATAAAGCAGAAAAACTTGAGCTTCAAGATTTTAATAATGGAGTGGCGGTATTAGAACATCTGATTTCTCATAAAATTTTACAATCCTAAATTGACCTATGTTGGAATTTATAGTATAATGACGTGAATATGCCGAAACTATATGTGCGGGGGAACCAATACAAATATAGGGGTGAATTCTGATTAGAAGGGGATATCTCTTGTCCCTAACCCGACAGCTAACCTCGTAGGCAAAAAAGGAGAGTGTAAAATTTGAAAAAGTTCTTCAGTAGTATGGTAGTAGCAACTTTAATAATTTTACTATGTAGTAATCTACCGGCTCATGCTAATGCTAACTCTAATCCAAATTCAAAGGAATTGATAAAATATAGCATGAGAGGAGAAAATGTAAAAATAGTCCAGAAATTATTATCAGAGGCAGGATTTTATAATGGTGACATTGATGGAATCTTTGGCAATGAAACATTAAATGCTGTAAAAGCATATCAATTTAGTAAAGGCTTATTAGTTGATGGTGTGGTTGGCGAAGAAACGTTGAAATTTTTGAAACGTTCAGATAATAAAACTGATCGAAAAATGCGATCAATAGTAATGCACGCATCAGCTTATAGTGCCTTTGATCCAGGTAATGGCAAGTATACTGCTAATGGTACTTTATTGAAAAAAGGAATAGCGGCGGTTGATCCTAATGTTATTCCGT
This portion of the Negativicutes bacterium genome encodes:
- a CDS encoding M20/M25/M40 family metallo-hydrolase, with the translated sequence MYQKYFDKFNEIAKISTASNSVSRAAFSSEDYELRKYIIKLLKKNNLEVFVDEIGNIFGCTAQNKTKKTIMLGTHIDTGSEDGKYSGIVGVLAGLAAIEFLTKKKVGENIVLAVFVGKEYFKDNDFVGARFFAGDNAMLEVVETNEDYAKFLSCEKIMLKNNFFQEIDYFLEVIMEDGNNLILANKQIGIVNYLTSATICSVFIEGETSSSANIGVEKRHDALVSAALVINEINDIALARCEDGVLATVTNINVLPGAYNKVPARVELSLEVRGKNNEDIVTCLQEIKDAISTITEVQDVTISLKVKTAETIVAMSAELNDKIIHSCQECKLSIENLGYAFDQLGLIIGKAKAGAVIVLPNKGGITHNKAEKLELQDFNNGVAVLEHLISHKILQS
- a CDS encoding peptidoglycan-binding protein, with amino-acid sequence MVVATLIILLCSNLPAHANANSNPNSKELIKYSMRGENVKIVQKLLSEAGFYNGDIDGIFGNETLNAVKAYQFSKGLLVDGVVGEETLKFLKRSDNKTDRKMRSIVMHASAYSAFDPGNGKYTANGTLLKKGIAAVDPNVIPLGTRLFIPGYGEAIVDDVGGSIKGNRIDLAFDSRDDALQFGVRNVIVYIVE